AGATGATCTGACCATAGGTCAGTGCCTTGCTGAGTTTGTCGGAGACCTTTAAAATTAATAAGGAGACAATGGAAAAGGCATAAGTGGCAATAATTACCTTAATTAGACCATAGAAGGCTATGCCATTTATGGAATCAGGTCCATTCAGATTGAGGATGATGGTGGAAACCAGAAAAAAGGAAACCACCACCACCCTCAAAAAAATGAACCAGAATAGCCTTTTTTTATCCGACATTCTAACCGCCGACGGCACCGGCAAGCTTAAAGATCGGCAAGTACATTGCAACAACAAGGCCGCCTACAGTTGTGCCCAAGAAAACCATAAGCATAGGTTCCATCATTGACGTTAGAGCACCGACAGCATCATCAACTTCATCATCGTAAAAATCGGCGATTTTATTCAGCATGGCATCCATGGCGCCAGTCGCTTCACCAACGGATATCATCTGCACGACCATTGGCGGGAATACCCCGCAGGCAGCCAGAGGCTCAGCCATGGTCTTCCCTTCGGAAATAGCCTGCCGTACATCATATATGGCTTTTTCTACTACTACGTTGCCTGCAGTTTTGGCTACGATTTCAAGACCATCCATGATTGGCACGCCACTGCTGATCATCGTTCCCAATGTTCGGGTAAATTTAGCGGTGGAAACCTTTCTGATCAGTGGGCCAATGACAGGCATTTTTAATGCCAGCTGGTCTATGACCTTACGGCCATTTACAGTTGAATAGTACTTGCTGAAGGCGACCTTTAGAGCAAAAAAAGCACCGATTATTACAATTATATATTTTTTCAGGAAACTACTAAGGGCAATGACCACCTTGGTTGGTCCAGGCAGTTCTCCGCCAAAATCAGCGAACATCTTGGCAAAGGTTGGAATAACAAAAACCAATATGACACCGACTACGATGACGGCAATGGACATAATGGTAATAGGATAGACCATTGCGCCCTTAACCTGCTTTTTCAGCTTCATGGCCTTTTCTATGTAAGCCGCAAGCCGGTTAAGAATGGTATCGAGAATACCACCCGCCTCCCCTGCAGCTACTAGATTCACGTAAAGCTGGTCAAAGGCCTTGGGATGTTTTGAAAGGGCATCGGCAAAGGTAGAACCGCTCTCAACACTTTCCTTTACCTTGATAAGGATTTCCTTAAAAGATTTGTTTTCCTGCTGGCCAGAAAGGATTTCCAGACATTGGACCAGCGGCAGCCCGGAATCAATCATCGTGGCAAACTGACGGGTGAAGACAACAAGATCCTTAGTCTCTATCTTTTTCCCGCCACCGGGAAATTTTATTTCGAAATTGAGACCTTTGCCGGCTTCTTTTATGGTTATGCCTGTAAAACCGAACTTCTTCAGCTGTGCTTCCACCATGGCGACATTTGGAGCCTCCATGACACCCTTTTGCGCTGATCCGGATTTGCTTCTTGCTTCCCAATCAAATTTAGGCATCTTCCCTCCCGTCTCCATGACTTCTGCTCGGATCAGTCAGCACGTTTGAAGCCATTGATTTATACAATTCACGATCTCCGTTGGGCATTTTGCATGGCGCCGGCAGAAATCATCTGTTTCAGTTCATCCGGCTCAGGGGATCTTCCCAAAGCATCATCAACGGATATGATACGTCTTTTATAAAGGGTGAACAGGCATTGATTCATGGTCTGCATGCCGAACTTGTCCTGGCCTACTTGCATCTGGGAATAGATCTGATGTACTTTATCTTCCCGGATCAGGTTGCGGATGGCCGGGTTCGGCACCATTACCTCCAGGGCCAGTGCTCTACCTCCCCCGTTCATTTTTGGGATGAGGGTCTGGGACAGAACTCCTTCAAGAACGAAGGAGAGTTGCGTCCTTACCTGGGTTTGCTGATAAGGCGGAAACACATCTATGATGCGGTTGATGGTCTGGGCACAGGAATTGGTATGGAGAGTAGCAAAACACAAATGACCTGTTTCGGCCAGGGTCAAGGCCGCTTCAATAGTTTCAAGGTCTCGCAGCTCACCGACAAGCACAATATCAGGATCCTGGCGCAACACATATTTGAGTGCATTTTTGAAGCTTTTGGTATCGGCCCCCACCTCTCTCTGGTTGACCAGACACCCCTTGTGGGGATGCAGGTACTCGATGGGGTCTTCAATGGTGATGATATGATCGTGACGGTCGGTGTTGATCTTGTCGATGATTGACGCAAGGGTGGTTGATTTGCCGCTGCCGGTAGGCCCGGTAACCAAGATCAAGCCTCTTGGCCGCTCGGACAGGTCCTTTACGACCGGCGGCAGGCCCAGTTCCTCAAAGGTGAGAATTTTATAGGGAATGACCCTGAACACCCCGGCCACTGCGCCACGCTGGACGAAGACATTGCCCCTGAACCTTGACAGCCCTTTGACGCCAAAGGACAGATCCAGCTCGCTCTCTTC
This region of Geotalea daltonii FRC-32 genomic DNA includes:
- a CDS encoding type II secretion system F family protein, translated to MPKFDWEARSKSGSAQKGVMEAPNVAMVEAQLKKFGFTGITIKEAGKGLNFEIKFPGGGKKIETKDLVVFTRQFATMIDSGLPLVQCLEILSGQQENKSFKEILIKVKESVESGSTFADALSKHPKAFDQLYVNLVAAGEAGGILDTILNRLAAYIEKAMKLKKQVKGAMVYPITIMSIAVIVVGVILVFVIPTFAKMFADFGGELPGPTKVVIALSSFLKKYIIVIIGAFFALKVAFSKYYSTVNGRKVIDQLALKMPVIGPLIRKVSTAKFTRTLGTMISSGVPIMDGLEIVAKTAGNVVVEKAIYDVRQAISEGKTMAEPLAACGVFPPMVVQMISVGEATGAMDAMLNKIADFYDDEVDDAVGALTSMMEPMLMVFLGTTVGGLVVAMYLPIFKLAGAVGG
- a CDS encoding type IV pilus twitching motility protein PilT; this encodes MANLHQLLKELVERGGSDLHITTNTPPQIRIDGKVTPMDFPPLTAIETKQLCYSILTDAQKHKFEEESELDLSFGVKGLSRFRGNVFVQRGAVAGVFRVIPYKILTFEELGLPPVVKDLSERPRGLILVTGPTGSGKSTTLASIIDKINTDRHDHIITIEDPIEYLHPHKGCLVNQREVGADTKSFKNALKYVLRQDPDIVLVGELRDLETIEAALTLAETGHLCFATLHTNSCAQTINRIIDVFPPYQQTQVRTQLSFVLEGVLSQTLIPKMNGGGRALALEVMVPNPAIRNLIREDKVHQIYSQMQVGQDKFGMQTMNQCLFTLYKRRIISVDDALGRSPEPDELKQMISAGAMQNAQRRS